From the genome of Haloplanus natans DSM 17983:
GACATCAGCGTTGTAGATTCCGGAGAAGTCGAACTGTACCGTGTCGTCAATCCCGGTGATTGACACAGTAATCGTTCCCTGATCGATATCGTTGTCGTCATCTTCGACCGTGTATGTGAAGCTATCCGTCGCACTCTCGCCGCTGGTGAGTGAATCGTACTGTCCGTTCGGATCGTAGCTCCAACTTCCGTTGTTGTAGACCGTCACCTGTGCGCCGGAGGAGAGTGTAACTGTCGCGCCAGACGAGAAACTGCTGTCGTTGATTTTCGTGAGCGTGACGCTCTCGCCACCGGAACCACTGGCAAGTTCGAGTAGATCAGCACTGTCGCCGTCGGCGACACTTACCGTGCTGTCCTCGTCAGTACTCTGGGAACTGTTATCTGGGGCTGTCGGTGGCCCATCGATACTGAGGCTGTCCGACTCGCCGGTCGCCCCATCGTTGCTGTTTGAACCGACTGCACTCTCGACCGTTGCAGTGTAGGTTCCGTTACTCGATCCTTCGTAGGTCGCGGTATAGGTGTACGGACCGCTGCCAGTCTCGCTGAAGTTCGACAGCGAGAGTGTCGCCGATTCGGCACCGCTAACGTTCACCGACAGCGATTGGAGTTGGCCACTGGCCTCCAGTGAAACCGAGACGTTCTGCGCCGAGGGATTCGCCGTGGTGACGTTGCTGATCGACACTGCAGGACGACTCGCCGCGGGTGCAGGCGTTTGGCTGTTCGTCTGGAGGAACGGATACGAGAGGAACGTGGAGTTGTCGACCACGTTCCACGTACTCGTGAAGTCGAGGCTCGTGTTGGTCTTGGCTGAGTCACCTGCGAGTTCCCGAGTCGTCAGTCCGGTGCCACCGGCGGAACTGGACTGGCCGGTCGTCTGGGTGTCCCAGTAGGTGTCTGAAACAGTGCCGTTGTTCACGCCGGCAAACCCACCGACGCTGCTGTCGCCGGTGACTCCGCCCGTCGCGTAGGCCTGGGCCACTGATCCGCTGGCTGTGTTGTTTCCAGCGAAGCCACCAACACGACTGTCGCCTGTGACTGTACCTGTCGTGTAGGAGGTCTTGACAGAACCGTCGTTCTGTCCGACAAATCCGCCGGTGTCCGTCTCACCGTCAACCGAACCGATTGCAACTGAGTTAGTAACAGTGCTATCGCTGAGCCACCCAACGACTCCGCCGACGTTGCTGCTATTCGATCCGCTTCCAGTTACGTTGCCGGATGCCGTCGATGTCGTAATGTACCCAGCATCGCTCGTAGCGAGTCCGTCGAGATTGGTCACACCGACGAGACCACCAACGTTGCTGCTCCCGTTTACCGCTCCACCTGCGGTGGAGTCAGTGACGTTGCCGCTGTTTTGCGCTCCGAGCAGGCCACCGACATGCCTGGCCCCACTGACAGCGCCGGTTGCAGACGTGTTCGTGATGTCACCGTCACCGTGCAGTCCAACCACTCCACCAACGAAATTGCTGCGTCCGGTCACGTTCCCCATCGCGGAGGAGTCGGTGATGGTTCTAACAGTTCCATAATTAGAGATGGTATATCCAACGAGACCACCAGCGTAACTCCCGGTCAGACCCGCAACCGCGTTACTGCCGGTTGCAGTCACGGTCCCCGATGAGAACGCCCCAGTTATATTACCGCTTCCGTGCGCACCGATGAGACCGCCGACTGCAGCCTTCCCGGTCACGTTCCCCGTTGCGCTGGAGGTAGCGACCGGTCCGTAGCTCTGACCGGCGAGTCCACCCACCGCCATCGCATTCTGTCCGGTCACGTTCCCTGTTGCATTGGAGTCTGTCAGGTTACCGTTGCCCTGGTAAAAGCCGACGAGTCCGCCAGCATTCTTCGTTTCGACGGTGACTGATCCCGTCGCAGAGGAGTTTTTCACTGTACCGCTCATGTAGCCGATCAGGCCACCGACTTTTTCTTGCCCGTCGACCTCACCTGTCGCGTTGGAATCGACGACGCTGACACCAGCGCTATCGTACTGACCGATTTTGCCGGCCAGGCCGCCGATAGAGGCCCCACTGCCCGAGACGTTCCCTGTCGCGTACGAGTCGATGATACTGCCAGACGTGTATTGAGCGTGGTTCGGCACGTCTTCGCCGACGAGACCGCCAACCCAGTCCACTCCTGACACGGTTGCCGTCGAGTACGAGTGGGAGATGTTTCCGCCAAAGTTCTTTCCAACGAGACCGCCGACCAGCTTGTCGTCCTGGGTCGTGACTGTGCCAGCCGCCGACGAGTGTCTCACATCTCCGAAATTCCGTCCAGCCAGACCGCCGAGTTCTGCCTCTACCGTGTTGTCGTTTTGTGACGTGACGAATATATTCGCCGACGAATTGGTTATCACTCCAGCAGATTGCTGCTCGCCAACGAGACCACCAACCACCAAGGAGCCTGTAACGTTTCCACTCACAGTGATACCGCTCACAGTTCCGTTGTTCCGACCGACGAGTCCGCCTGCTCGCTGGTAGTCAGCAGTCACACGTCCGGTGATACTCGAATTCAGTATCGTCCCATCTGAACTGCCGACGAGACCACCGACATATCCATCACCACTTACATTCGCATCTGTGAGAGTGACGTTCGAAACTGTTCCACCAGTGCTGATCGACCCGAACAGACCGGCGTGGGAGCGGTCAGAACGGTTGACGGTCAGGTTCGAGATGGTGTGCCCGTTCCCGTCGAAGGTTCCGGTAAACGTCGTGCCATCGAACGTGACCGTGGTAGTGTCTGTGTCCCGAGCGATCGGAACGAAGCCATTGTCGCCGTTGGCTGTTGGACTCGCTACGTCGCTGTATCCGGCACTGTTCTCATCGAGGTCTGAACCGAGCACATAATCCGCGTCAAGGTCGTTGCGCGTGTTGTTGAGGTCGTACCAGTCACTGATCGTGTACAAGTCAACTGTGACAGTATCGAACTCACCACTCGCGCCGTCCTTGCCGTTCAAGCCGGCGGCACTCTCGACCGTCGCGGTGTAGTCACCGCCACTCGATCCCACGTAGGTCGCGGTGTACGTGTACGGACCGCTGCCACTCTCGGTGAACTTCGCCAGCGAGAGTGTCCCCGATTCGGCACCGCTAACGTTCACCGACAGCGATTGGAGTTGGCCACTGGCCTCCAGTGAAACCGAGACGTTCTGCGCCGAGGGATTCGCCGTGGTGACGTTGCTGATCGACACTGCAGGACGACTCGCCGCGGGTGCAGGCGTTTGGCTGTTGGCCTGCAGGTACGGGTACGAAATGTACGTGGAGTTGTCGATCACAGCCCACGTGTTCGTGAAGTCGAGACTCGTGTTCGTCTTGGCTGAGTCGCCAGCGAGTTCCCGAGTCGTGAGCCCCGTACCATTGGCGGAACTAGACTGGGTCGTCGTGTTCACGTCCCAGTACGAATCTGTGACTATGCTACTGCTCAACCCGACGAGGCCGCCAATATCACTGCCCCCACCAGTTACATTGCCAGCTGCATAGGAGGTAGTCACTGCTGCGCCTTCATGCCTCCCGATAAGACCGCCGACGTGGTCACCCTCGCCGGTTACATTCCCGGTTGCATAGGAATTGGTCACCTCACCACTTACAATATAGCCAACAAGGCCACCAGTATTCTCGCCCGTATTCGACACGCTTCCTGTCGCGTACGATTCCATGATATGGCCGCCATTCGAGAACCGTCCGACGAGGCCACCAAAGTTCCACTCCGATGTGCCCGTGTCGTCCACGCTTCCTGTTGCGTACGAGTTCTTGAGGTAATCGCCCCGGAATCGGCCAGCGAGGCCACCAACGCGGTTATCGCCGTTAACTGATCCAGTTGCGTGTGAATTGGAGACGTTGCCAGCACCGGACCCAAAGGTCCCGAGAAGGCCGCCGACATACTCGTCGCCAGTGACGGAACCAGTTGCAGTCGAGTTGATGATATCGGTTCCGTCGTAGCCCCCGACGAGGCCGCCGATGTCGTCGTCACCGGTGACGGAACCAGTTGCAGTCGAATTAATGACATCGGCTCCGTCGTGGTCTCCGACGAGACCGCCGATTTCGTCGTCGCCAGTGGCAGTTCCAGTTGCAGTCGAGTTGACGATATCGGCTCCGTCGTGGTCTCCGACCAGGCCGCCGATGTCGTCGTCGCCAGTGACGTTCCCGGACGCTGAGGAATCGATAATCGCTCCACTGGTGACTATACCAACAAGTCCACCGATATCGTCGTCGTCGCTGTCGCTGGTGACTGCACCACTGGCATACGAGTTGATAATATTGCCACTATCGAGTTCGCCGACGAGTCCACCCACGTCGTCGTCGCCGGAGACTGCTCCACTGGCGTTCGAGTCGATGATGTCGCCGTTAGTATGAATCCCAATCAGTCCACCCACGGAGTCGTCGCCGTCGCTGGTGACTACGCCACTGGCATACGAGTTGCTAATATTGCCACTATCGAGTTCGCCGACGAGTCCACCCACGTAGTCATCGTCGGTGGTGACTGCGCCACTGGCATACGAGTTACTGATATTGCCGCTGCTGAGATCACCGACGAGTCCACCAACGTAGTCGTTGTCGGTGGTGACTGCGCCACTGGCATACGAGTTGCTGATATTGCCGCTGCTGAGATCACCGACGAGTCCGCCGGCGAACTCAGCGGTAGCAGTCACATTGCCGCTCGCGCTACTGTCAGAGACGTTGCTGTTCCGAATCTGGCCGACCACTCCGCCGACATAGTTTCTGCCAGATATCGTTCCACCTGCAGAGACATTGCTGATGTCACTGCCAGTGTGATTACCGACGAGGGAACCGACCCAGTTTTGCCCGGTCACGTCCGCGTCCGCGAGCATAACGTTCGTGACCGTGCCACCACTCTCGACCGAGCCAAACAGCCCGACGTAATCCGTACTGCTCCGATTGATCGTCAGATTCGAGATGGTGTATCCGTTGCCGTCGAACGACCCCGTGAAGCTGGTGGTGTCGTCGCCAAGTGGGTCAAAACCACTGCCCCTGTTGGCGGAGCTACTGGCCACCGAGCTATACCCGGCACTGTTCTTGTCCAGATCTGCGGCTAGCGTGAAGTTCGCCCCGAGGTTCTGGTGGATGTTGTTCAACTCGTACCAGTCCGAAATCTGGTATGGGTTTGCCGCCGAACCGTCTCCGCTCATGGACAGCACACTGACCGTTGTGGTCGTGGTGATTGAGGAGTTCTCTACAGAGAACGTGAGGTCGAACTGCCCTTCGGTGTCGGCCGTGAACGTGAAGTTCGCCTCACCGTTCGCGTCGGTGTCTGCAGTGTCACCGTCGCTGATCCCCGTGAGTCCACCGTCTTTCTCAACAGTGATTGTCTTATTTTCAACGCCACTGCCGAACGTGTCGGTGGCAGTCACTGTCACGTTGGCCTCCCTGCCGTCGGGCACCTCCACGTCAGACGCTGCCGCCGTAATCCCGTTTATCGATTTTGTATCAGTCGCAGCTGCTTCCCACTGGAATACCGGGAACCCCTGGGGAACCGTCTGCCAACTGCTCTCGAAGTCAAGCCTGTCCAGCTTGTCTTTGGCAGCACTTCCCTGCATCTCTGCAGTCGTGCGACCGGTCATGTCGACGGTTGCGTCCTCAGAGTTATCACCGAATCCATTGCTCGTAAACGATTGCTCCCAGTAGGTGGATGATTTGAAATTGTCGTCAGAAGAGCCGACTTTACCGACGATACCACCGCTATCGGTCCCGCTGACGTTCCCTGCAAAATAGAGATTGCTGAATTCTGATGGGTTGGTCGAAGAGTGGCCGACGATGCCACCAACATCATCCCCGCCAGTAATCTCGGCGTTGACATAGCCCTGACTGAGTTGGGTCTGCCACCCGGTCCGCGCGACCATCCCACCGACCTGTGTGACACCGTCAGCCTTGATCTCACCACGAAAGACGTTTTCACCCTCCATGGTGAATCCGTTCTTTCCCTCACCATGGGCATTTGCGACAAGGCCAGCGGCGTTGTATTCGTTGTCGCTGCTGGTGTCTGTCTCGACCGTAATGGTCCCTGACACGGAGATATTATGGAAGGTCATATCGCTCGGAGCGTCTTCTGCTCCCGCTTGCGCAGCGATTCCAGCAACACCGGCAGCAGTCCCATCATAAACACCGTATTCGTCGCGGTCGTCACCAGCCAGTCCGGTTATATTAACATCGACGAGACGCAGATTGTCGATTGTCGTCGTCTCACCACTCTTTGCTCTCACTGCCGCAAACAGGGCGATTCCGTTCTCGTTGGGTCGGTCGATCGTCAGGTTCGCAATCTTGTGTCCGTTGCCGTCAAAATTACCAGTGAATGGCGAGTCGTAAGTGCCAATCGGGTCGAAGCCCTTGCCGCTGTTCCACGAAGACGTGCCACTCGCGTCGATATCCTGTGTGAGTTCGAATGAGTCGCTCTGTGACGTACTCGTACTAGAATCACCCATACATTGTAGCTTATCGACACTATCTATCTCATACGGGTCAGCATCGGTCCCGCTCCCGCTGTACGTGACAGAACTACACGACGGTGTATCGGCCGCTGCTGTGCCAGATAGGGCTGGAATCCCTGCAAGTAGGATAACAATCACCGCCAAGCCGATCAGTATTGTCCGCTGTATCTCTTGTCGTCTCATCTGAATATCTCCGTTAAAAATGACTGCATCGATATGGTACTCACTATCAAACTGGGTTTGCCCTTAACCCTAAACTCGGAACTCATCATTTGCACTTCAGAATGAATACATAAAGAACCAGTATGCACATACTAACACATATTGTATAGAATGACTATGCGATAACGGTCGTGTCAAGTTAAGCGTGAAGAGTGAGGCGTGCTGATTTCGTAGTGCTCTATGCCAGAAATCACACGCCTCAGCGATGGTAGCGACTGGATCGAATTAGATTTTGTGGAGCGTCAGCGGACACCCGAGTTCGCGATGCGGCTCGGTATTCAGATGCACGTGGCTGGACTATCACTTTCGAATACCATCTCGATTCTTGAGAGGTTGGGTGTCGGACGCTCTCGAACAGCCGTCCACAACTGGGTGCACAAGGCCGATTTACAGCCCGAAGGCGGTGCGAGCCCGAATCACGTTGCGCTTGACGAAACCGTGATTCGAATCGACGATCAGCAATACTGGCTGTATGCCGCCATCGATCCCGAAACAAACACATTCCTTCATATTCGGCTCTTTAGCACGTATACGACCGGTCTCACCGAAATTTTCCTGAGCGAATTACGCGAGAAACACGATGTCGAAACCGCCGTGTTTCTCGTCGACGATGCTCAGTGGCTCAAAACTGCCCTCGACCGACACGGCCTCGATTGCAGATACGAACTCCATGGCAATCGGAATGCTGTCGAACGTCTATTCAGAGAGGTAAAACGACGAACCTCTTCGTTTTCAAATACGTTCAGTCACGTGGAGCCGACGACAGCAGAATCGTGGCTCCAAGCTCTCGCCGTCTGGTGGAATCGATGCCAAAGTTAACACGACCGCGATAACTATGCACAGATATACATTACCGGAGCATACAGTTTCGACAGAAGCCATTCCAACGGCAGAGGGTGAGCGATGAGTTATTCACTGACTAACGGCGAGCAGCCAGATGCGACTGCCGAACCCATCCATGTCCTGTTAGTTGACGATGACGCCCAGTGGGCCAAACTTCTCGCCACCGATATTGAACGCGAGGCCGACAGTATCGATGTTACCGTCACCACAACTGCTCGTGAGTGTCTGGAGACGTTCCAGGACCGCGACGACATCGACTGTCTCATCTCTGACTACCAGATGCCCGGCCAGACAGGCATCGACTTACTCGAACAAATCCGTGAGCATCACCCGCAGCTTCCCTTCCTATTGGTGACCAGTCAAGGGAGTGAGACTGTCGCTGCCCGCGCAATTGAGGCTGGCGTCTCCGACTACCTCGTCAAGGAGTTCGGCGACGAGCAGGTGACAAAATTTGTCGACAAGATCAGACGGGCTGTCACCCACTATCGACTCCAGGATGCTCTCGAAGAAAGCGAGCAACGCTACCGAACGGTGACCGAACAGAGTCGGGACGCTATCGCAATCCTTCGCTATGAGCAGTTACTGTTCTGCAACGAGCGACTGGTAGAATTGACTGGCCAAGACCATGAGGAT
Proteins encoded in this window:
- a CDS encoding GLUG motif-containing protein; the encoded protein is MRRQEIQRTILIGLAVIVILLAGIPALSGTAAADTPSCSSVTYSGSGTDADPYEIDSVDKLQCMGDSSTSTSQSDSFELTQDIDASGTSSWNSGKGFDPIGTYDSPFTGNFDGNGHKIANLTIDRPNENGIALFAAVRAKSGETTTIDNLRLVDVNITGLAGDDRDEYGVYDGTAAGVAGIAAQAGAEDAPSDMTFHNISVSGTITVETDTSSDNEYNAAGLVANAHGEGKNGFTMEGENVFRGEIKADGVTQVGGMVARTGWQTQLSQGYVNAEITGGDDVGGIVGHSSTNPSEFSNLYFAGNVSGTDSGGIVGKVGSSDDNFKSSTYWEQSFTSNGFGDNSEDATVDMTGRTTAEMQGSAAKDKLDRLDFESSWQTVPQGFPVFQWEAAATDTKSINGITAAASDVEVPDGREANVTVTATDTFGSGVENKTITVEKDGGLTGISDGDTADTDANGEANFTFTADTEGQFDLTFSVENSSITTTTTVSVLSMSGDGSAANPYQISDWYELNNIHQNLGANFTLAADLDKNSAGYSSVASSSANRGSGFDPLGDDTTSFTGSFDGNGYTISNLTINRSSTDYVGLFGSVESGGTVTNVMLADADVTGQNWVGSLVGNHTGSDISNVSAGGTISGRNYVGGVVGQIRNSNVSDSSASGNVTATAEFAGGLVGDLSSGNISNSYASGAVTTDNDYVGGLVGDLSSGNISNSYASGAVTTDDDYVGGLVGELDSGNISNSYASGVVTSDGDDSVGGLIGIHTNGDIIDSNASGAVSGDDDVGGLVGELDSGNIINSYASGAVTSDSDDDDIGGLVGIVTSGAIIDSSASGNVTGDDDIGGLVGDHDGADIVNSTATGTATGDDEIGGLVGDHDGADVINSTATGSVTGDDDIGGLVGGYDGTDIINSTATGSVTGDEYVGGLLGTFGSGAGNVSNSHATGSVNGDNRVGGLAGRFRGDYLKNSYATGSVDDTGTSEWNFGGLVGRFSNGGHIMESYATGSVSNTGENTGGLVGYIVSGEVTNSYATGNVTGEGDHVGGLIGRHEGAAVTTSYAAGNVTGGGSDIGGLVGLSSSIVTDSYWDVNTTTQSSSANGTGLTTRELAGDSAKTNTSLDFTNTWAVIDNSTYISYPYLQANSQTPAPAASRPAVSISNVTTANPSAQNVSVSLEASGQLQSLSVNVSGAESGTLSLAKFTESGSGPYTYTATYVGSSGGDYTATVESAAGLNGKDGASGEFDTVTVDLYTISDWYDLNNTRNDLDADYVLGSDLDENSAGYSDVASPTANGDNGFVPIARDTDTTTVTFDGTTFTGTFDGNGHTISNLTVNRSDRSHAGLFGSISTGGTVSNVTLTDANVSGDGYVGGLVGSSDGTILNSSITGRVTADYQRAGGLVGRNNGTVSGITVSGNVTGSLVVGGLVGEQQSAGVITNSSANIFVTSQNDNTVEAELGGLAGRNFGDVRHSSAAGTVTTQDDKLVGGLVGKNFGGNISHSYSTATVSGVDWVGGLVGEDVPNHAQYTSGSIIDSYATGNVSGSGASIGGLAGKIGQYDSAGVSVVDSNATGEVDGQEKVGGLIGYMSGTVKNSSATGSVTVETKNAGGLVGFYQGNGNLTDSNATGNVTGQNAMAVGGLAGQSYGPVATSSATGNVTGKAAVGGLIGAHGSGNITGAFSSGTVTATGSNAVAGLTGSYAGGLVGYTISNYGTVRTITDSSAMGNVTGRSNFVGGVVGLHGDGDITNTSATGAVSGARHVGGLLGAQNSGNVTDSTAGGAVNGSSNVGGLVGVTNLDGLATSDAGYITTSTASGNVTGSGSNSSNVGGVVGWLSDSTVTNSVAIGSVDGETDTGGFVGQNDGSVKTSYTTGTVTGDSRVGGFAGNNTASGSVAQAYATGGVTGDSSVGGFAGVNNGTVSDTYWDTQTTGQSSSAGGTGLTTRELAGDSAKTNTSLDFTSTWNVVDNSTFLSYPFLQTNSQTPAPAASRPAVSISNVTTANPSAQNVSVSLEASGQLQSLSVNVSGAESATLSLSNFSETGSGPYTYTATYEGSSNGTYTATVESAVGSNSNDGATGESDSLSIDGPPTAPDNSSQSTDEDSTVSVADGDSADLLELASGSGGESVTLTKINDSSFSSGATVTLSSGAQVTVYNNGSWSYDPNGQYDSLTSGESATDSFTYTVEDDDNDIDQGTITVSITGIDDTVQFDFSGIYNADVVYGSDQAGDFDGSNRALVSNTVASNNGNSGDGVPDDGVFENTSTHPKIDLPDFHTSSGNNAWQVPGTGSTTISISDGKYSTVHLIASAGGAGTGSPAKFTVTYKYQDGSSETSSEFTVSDWYGTPPSAPGYALKDDMDRITDVGGSDNYEDADAPAIFGFASAVDSKKTLTDVTINVTENQAGTFNFFGGVATQSSSDAVAPSISNVNATNPTGQDVQLRFDSDKQLSTISVSISGAESATLTESDFSESGSGPYTYTATYEGSSDGNYTATVDSAVGPNGNDGASDESAVVRIDTGVETVEAGDNRTDDSSDDDSSDDDSSDDDSSDDDSSDDDSSDDDSSDDDSSDSSSGSGGGDGTAEDTQEETQIKQVTLTADDTTGDTTDTDEDPTDGSDSTDTSPTIQADSLTVDVETSTQPTVSVSTYEADLTPSDQLRVTGSDSASGEGSASGTSSAEIETAAASFEQSTKTVAAGYAVIETSLNETEIRGATFKFKVQAGYLDELGADPTAVTLYRQQAGEWSGQETAYLGESGGFHEYESTMPGFSVFALGTGADVMRIDGNLSLTGTGAADNTVTVGEAVTVSATVENRGQTRANETFELTANDEVVATEEVSIAGGNTTTVELTFRPDTTGEYRLGVGEQEVPLTVEGDSGFPWWIVVIIGLVIVVLLVIWRRRKNKEEEQSTR
- a CDS encoding IS6 family transposase, which codes for MPEITRLSDGSDWIELDFVERQRTPEFAMRLGIQMHVAGLSLSNTISILERLGVGRSRTAVHNWVHKADLQPEGGASPNHVALDETVIRIDDQQYWLYAAIDPETNTFLHIRLFSTYTTGLTEIFLSELREKHDVETAVFLVDDAQWLKTALDRHGLDCRYELHGNRNAVERLFREVKRRTSSFSNTFSHVEPTTAESWLQALAVWWNRCQS